The Amycolatopsis coloradensis sequence AGAACAGCGGCGCGCTCATCTACAGCGACGACCAGGGCGTCACCTGGAAGCGCGGCGCCACCGACACCCCGGCGTCGACGGCCGGGCTGAACCCGCAGGAGATCAGCGTCACCGAGCTGCTCGACGGCCGGGTCTACGCCGCGGCGCGCAACCAGGCCAACAACGACAACAAGTGCCTCAGCGGTGGCGCCAAGAACCGCGCCTACGCCATCAGCTCCGACGGCGGGGCGAGCTTCTCGACCAAGTTCACCTTCGAAGAGGACCTGATCACCCCGGTGGTGCAGGCCTCGACCGCGCGGATGACCGCCACCGACAAGGCGGGCAAGTACAACCGGATCCTGTTCGCCGCGCCGTCGGTCTGCGACCGCCGCAAGGAACTCGTCGTGCGGTCGTCGTTCGACGAGGGCGCGAACTGGCAGGGCAACTCCGCCGGAACGCTGGTGTGGAGCGGTGACGCCGCGTATTCCGACATGGTGCAGCTGTCCTCGGGTTCGGTCGGCGTGCTGTACGAGGCGGGCCCGGCGGGGAACGCCAACGAGACCATCCGCTTCTCGACCGTCACCGAGACGACCCTCGGCGCCCCGGTGTGCGGCGGCGGATACGGCGTGATCGACTCGGCGCCGCTGGGGACGGCAGGAACGGTTTACCTGTCCTACAACGCTTCCAACGGGCAGAACTGTGTCAGCACGATGAAGAGCGAGTCCGCGGGCACCGCGACCGCGACGTCGGCCTACCTCGAGGTGGCGGGGGCGTCCCGGATCACCGACTCCGGGTCGTTCTCGTGGTTCGCCGGTCCGGTGCGGGCGGCCGCCGCGGGCAAATGCGTGAAGTGGGGCGGTTCCGCGGGCGGGACGTCGTACAACAGCCCGTCGGAACACTGCGGCTGACCCCTGGGTCTCATGAGTGGTAAGGACGGTTCTGACCGTCCTTACCACTCACGAGGTCACCTGCGGCGTGTCACCCACCAGAGCCGCGCTCCCAGCACCGCCGCGACCGCGGCCGCGGCGGTGAGCCACCAGAACGTCGCCCGGAACGCCGCGTCCGCGCCCGCGGGCAGCAGGTTGGCCAGGACGACGGCGAA is a genomic window containing:
- a CDS encoding sialidase family protein; the encoded protein is MKISRVAQGLFAALVATAAVGATPATSLAAPATGDQFSTAAVGNTLVYKQKTEGYDCFRIPAIVKANNGELLAFAEGRNGGASFCNDSGDIDLVVKRSTDNGRTWSAPKIVIEGFGDTKGNPTPIVIPSTGRIVLLSVMECVKNPDCNRIPRVSISDDHGKTWTAPKVLTTQLGFSTAPGWLATGPSHGIVLTRGAHAGRIVAGMSYTFDGKNSGALIYSDDQGVTWKRGATDTPASTAGLNPQEISVTELLDGRVYAAARNQANNDNKCLSGGAKNRAYAISSDGGASFSTKFTFEEDLITPVVQASTARMTATDKAGKYNRILFAAPSVCDRRKELVVRSSFDEGANWQGNSAGTLVWSGDAAYSDMVQLSSGSVGVLYEAGPAGNANETIRFSTVTETTLGAPVCGGGYGVIDSAPLGTAGTVYLSYNASNGQNCVSTMKSESAGTATATSAYLEVAGASRITDSGSFSWFAGPVRAAAAGKCVKWGGSAGGTSYNSPSEHCG